The following is a genomic window from Malus sylvestris chromosome 12, drMalSylv7.2, whole genome shotgun sequence.
GGTTGTTTGAGCTGGAAATTTTGGAAATTTGAGCAATGGGTGTTCAATACAGTCCTAGGGTTTGAAAGGGGATATTGGTTTTGAGAAGTTTTTGGACTCGTTGCCAGTGtcttgggtttggttttgagcTGGAAATTTTGAGAATTAAGGAAGTGGGTGTTCCATGTACAGTCTTAGGGTTGAAAGgaggttttttttattgggGAAATTTTTTGATTTGTTGTCATTCTGTTAGTCGGTTTTGAGCTGGGAATTTAGGGAGTTTAAGCAATGGGTGTTCCATATACAGTGTTAGGGTTGAAAGGAGATGTTGTTTTTAAGGAATGACTTAGATGGGTTCACAGAGGATGAAGCCGAGCATCtcgatatatcttgtgtttcTTCTGTATGAAATTGTGATTTATTAgctgtaacaacccgtcccgagATTTACTGTACATAAAtggtatttttgtattttcatcaAGTTTGAGAATTTATCTtccttttaaaatttgtttttggtcTTAAATGGTGAGCCAAGGGGACCCACCCCCTTGATTTCTGTCCCCAGcctcccatctctctcttccttcttcttcgtctCTCTCTCCCGTAACTCTCCCTTAGCTCTCTCCCTCTCAGCTCTCCCGTACCTCTCTCCCTCAACCTCTtgcatctctctcttcccctggACTCACTAGGACCGAGTCACCATCGAAGAGAGGCTCCCAACGAACCCCGGACCCTGCCCTGCGAGTTCGACGGCACGGAGTAAGCTCCGGCGACTTTCGAGGCCATTTACGGCAAAACCACGGCGATTTGGCCGGCGTGTAAGATATCAATCTCTTAGTCTCcctgagtactacaactttcctttttgtttcactcaatttcgttgagtattgaagaagttatactcatttgaatcttacccagtttccagcgaGTCCGACGGCTTTCGAGGAATTTGCCGGCCAAACCACAGCGAGTTAGATGTTGTgtgaggtatcattctcttcgtctcttcaagggctacaactttcgtttttgtctcgcttgattttgttgagttttgacaaagttatggccgtttaaagtagGTGTGGATTTCCGGCCGAATTCCGGCCTTCTTCATTCTTGGGTCCGGCGACCCACCAAAACCCAAGACTTTGGGCCTTTCCtgccgagcccaacccaaacccattttctttattttgttttaaaattaagtTGTTATTAAAAAGGCCCTTGGGCCAATTTGGAACAGGGCCTTTGGCCCGTGAGTAGCAACCCAGAAAACCCTAGGCTTTAAGCCCTTGGGCTTTCCAAGTCAGGGCCCTAAgccctttttcttttaaaaacccaaatcctttaaaaccctaaacccatccaattccaaattccctattttatttaattcaaaccattcttagggtaattcgacgttctaGATCCGTTTTcaatgtccgttttcccaaattcaattgctattatatagttttattaattgtaccatttaatgtgcttaggggcaattattgtgacgtttccgtctttgctagtggcgcagcttttgacaactaagtactgtgagtggaccctttctaaaattacatgattttatagtaattgcataaatgattagcatgcctacggatttataatttgatttatgtgaagcctgttgattaaatatattgattatcgtctcgtgttttggtgaggaattaattgttagcctatattgagctatatttttatatatcgtattttctataaaaaccatgaactggtagactatctgattgatgatgataggatgctagaacatgatTTTGAACCCTCTTTATAGCGTAGACGATAATCGGTAACCTATGATATGAAGTggtatttatgagaggcgtaacattttgtgcgtacctagtggacactatgcctcctggggcgaggatctggtgttggcatttaggccgggagaaataatccctagctacgggctgagggacatgaagaggcattgggccgggtGGTAGTTATttctggctacgggcgcagagacttaggtgcaggcattggcccgggagttatatttattcggtGATCTTACTAGCAACACACCGCGTTTACGAGACGATTTATAAGACGTTTGATATTTTGATTTCCGCGATGTTTTTCCGCGAGATAtggcttttgagatatttttggcatgctaggatttttattaaatccatcatttattatgctagtagttttcattatataactgtgggggttagtatcttaataactgttttattattatattatatataaactttgtccactcacctttgttttgcgcccccattctggacttagaatcaaggcacctaatcccagcgtcaaggcacttccgcagcagcatcttcgagtcctctcggggtaggacccactcctttgttcattcaatcttATCTTAATTCTTGTTAGTGActaggtttagttgtatgctctgaacacttTCCTAAAttgttagttcattgtatttcaaatttctaacctttatttatttcttattcttagcttttgtatcaattaatggctttcgtcacccccgggtgtcggccagcacgtgtcgatcctggtattcggggaatatcagggtcggacCGTGTCATTAGCCGTCAGCAAAATTGTTAGTAGCAGATTAGAATTTTTaggtttcaaattttttgttaCAAACTAATGTGTTTACTATCAAGTTGAAGTAGTTTTGAACCAACAGATGGAAATAATATGTTGAtgattttgtcttcttttcgaATGCTGACTTTATGAGTTATTCAGGAACGCGagtaaaacaccaaaacatacCTGAAGGGACAGCGGATAATggcaaaattagaaaatttctCTTGGAGGATGCGGGAAGAACAAGTTCATCGGGGAAAAACCGACACTCACATTCATCATGTAGGAGGAGATGTCGGGGCGCATATTCTGATGGAGGAAGTGACTCCAGAGGTGATGATTGTGACGATAGTCATGGCTATGCAAGCAGGAAGCCCTCTGGACCTGAAGTTCTTTTGAAGAAGAGGCTGGACCCAACACAAGTAGGCGATGAACGGGGTAGCCAGGAAGAAGTTGGTTATAACAATGGTGGTTCGGATCGAGGCGTGGGACAACAATGAATCTGATGTTGGCAATGATCTTTACAAGGATGAAGACGATAGGCGGAAGCTCGCAGAGATGTCTGAACTTCAAAGAGAGCTAATTCTGTCTGAAAGAGCACAGAAGAAAGATGACAAGAGTTTAAAGGAGAAGTTCAGACCAAAGTGGGACAAAGGGAAGGCCCCACAGTCCCGGAAAGAGACTCCACCTCTTCCATCCTCTCGGGTGCGTTCATCAGCTAGATCTGCTGACAGGGCAGCTTTCAAGGATGATGCATTGAGTGAGTTACGAGCAAAACGTTTGAAGCAGCAGGACCTTGAGGCTCACCGTAAATTGAGAGATTCTTCTCGTAGTGAAGATGATGGATCATCAGGGGATGATGCAATgattgacagtgatgatgaaaGGTCAGAGGGACTAACTTTTGATGATATAAAGGAGATTACCATTCTTGGAAAAGTTAATTGTGGTTTGCGTTGTGAGGATTGGAATTGGGAGGTCAAAATCTGGGACCGGTGCAGGGAGAAGACGAGGGCTTCTCTGATAAAAACCTTATATGCATTAATAAGTTAAATTAAACCACCACAGAAACAAGAAAGTTCAAAAAGAGAGAACATATTAAAAACAGATCAAGGCATGCAAAAAAATACAGACTCTATCTCCAAACTAGCTGATTAAACCAGAAAGTTTCCTAGCTTGCATCTTGGTCCTGATCTCCCTCATCATTATCATCCGCAACTTCTTGGTCCTGATCATCGTCTTGTTCCTCCTCATCAAAATCCTCCTCACCACCCCTATCAAAATCCCCACCTTGTTGTCCTCATCctcatcaaaatcatcatcttcataatCCTCATCAAAATCATCAACTTCGGTAGAAATTTCTTCTAAGGCCCGTTCGTAAGGGATATAATGGTAATCAAATAACGAACCTTTGAAAGTCATAAGTTTGTCGCATACTAAACGTACCCCTATTTTCTTCACCGGACAATGTGCAATAACATGGACCAAATCGCTTTCTTCCAAATTGAACTTAGTTTCCGACAACGATAAATTTCCCAGCCAAATGATCTCTTCAAGGGGAAAAATATCTCCTATTTTGACACAAAAACTAGTACCCTTGGTGTGATTAATAACATAAATATAACACGAGTTGATGTAATCACGAGGAACAAAAGCCAGGCACACAGCCAACGCTTTTGCATTACATCCAATTTCCTTGGGCACTTCAAAAGAGACTTGGGTACCCTCGTTGACATGATTGAACCAAGTGGGAATTTGTCTTCCTGCAAGAACCATGGTTCCACCTCCTGTCCATCCCTATACCATGTGGAACAAGATTTGTGTGAGTACTATACATACATAACACACATATTTGCGAGGGGGGAGGAGAGGGGGGTGGTGtggaagagagagagtacctgTATCGTGCTATCCTTAAGAAGGAAATCTATGACATTGTTGTGTGTTATCATACAAAGTGTGAGTCCCGAGTTTAACGCGCTATCCAAGCCTGGAAACTCAATGAGTTTAGGGGAAAAGAGAATCACCGTTGTCGACATGCCTGAAAAATCTGGCATTCTTTCTAATACAGAGCAGTCGTCCATGTGCAGGAAACCCAAATTTTTTGGTAAATCTGTAATCTCGACAAGGTTTCTGCAACCATTCAAGGATAATACAAGAAGCTTGGAGAGGCCACTGAGGCTTGGAAGGCTCCCAAAATTATTGTCATCTAAACGTAACTCCACTAAACAAGGTAAACTACTCCCAATATCAttatgcacttcctctatattGCTGTCCTCCAAAATTAAGCTTGTCAAAGAGCGTAAACCTTGTAAGGAAGGTAGCTGCAAAGAACACTTCAATTTACTCAAAGATAAGCGCTCGAGCTTCTCTAGTCGTACGATGGAAGGTGGTACTTTTTTTATGGCCGTCCCATCTGCATAAAGAGTGACCAATGATGCCATTTCTCCCAAGTGCTTAGACAAGCTTTGGAATCTTGAACAACCATCGAGAACAAGAGTTTTGACAGATTTCAACTTGTAGAAACTCCTCGGAAGAGCCTTAAGCGTTTCACAGTCTTTCAAATTCACCAACACAAGACTCTTGAGATCTCCGATGGACTTGTGAACTTTAGCCAACCTCTTACAGTCTTTGAGTATCAATTTCTCAAGATTTGGGAATTTCAAAAAGTCTGGCGATTGTGTTAGATCGTGGGAGTGGCTGAGATTTAGAATCTTCAACTTATCAAGCAACtgttaagaaaaatcaaattgaaataaaaaatttaaatccaaaaagaaGATATAAAGAGCATAAAAATAATTCTTAATTTGGTTCAGGTTACGCATTGTACTTACCCCAGAATACTCACAAAGAACTTGTCTGAGGCTGCTGTACTGCATGTCGATAACAACTATGTTTGGTTGACATAGTTCTATTGGTATGAACTCCAATGGGAATCCATGCCAGCACAACCATCTTAATTTTTTGGAAAGACATTGGTATCCCCCAATGAGCCGAACGTAGTTTAGTTGGAGCAATCTCAGTCTCTTCATATTTCTAAACGCCTTGGTACTGAAACTAGTCTCTTCAAGACTCGGCAAATTCAAAGCCACACCTTCAATTTTTTCAGTTCCCTGCTATCCGAAAAACAAACTCCAAATAAGAGAAGGCTTTGCATGAAAAAAAGTTAGATTACTAACTTCATATGCTTACACGTTTAACATAAAGTTTGATTGGGAAAGTACTTACAAATTTGTCTATCAATACATCATTTACATCTTCAGGATGCCACAATCTACTCCGTTCTCTAGGGAAATCGGGATTTTCTGCATGCACGATATCTCTGCCCATATCCCGAAGCAAATCATGCATCATAATCTTGTTTTCTCTATTAATAGTTACAAGGCACCGGTCAAGGAGGACCTTGATTCCTGTTGTTGCATAAAAGCCACAACCATCCAAGATTTGTATGACATCGTTCTTGTCCATTCCGATAAAAAAACAAGCTATATCGAGGAATATCCGCCTCTTGTAATTATCATTTAGCTCGTTGTAGCTTATTTTTAGTTGTGCCTGAATTTCTCCACGAGGAATTATTTTCAATTCATCAAATATACTTCTCCATTCATCTACGCTTCGTTTGAAAAGAGTAGATcctaaaacttcaagagccAGCGGCAGTCCTCCACAGTAATTGACAACTTCTCTTTCGAGCGCAAGATATTGACTAGGACAACTACTACTTCTGAAAGCATGCCAACTTAGGAGCTCAAGAGCTTCTTCTCGGTCCATTACTTTCGCCCGATATATCTTATCAACTGCAAATTCTTTTAGCACACGTTCGTTTCTAGTTGTGATGATGATTCTGCTCCCCGGGCCAAAAAAGTGGCAATTTCCAACTAATTCGCGTACTTGCTTCACATCGTCTACATCATCAACTATGACAAGTACCTTTAAGCGTCGAAATCTTTCCCTTACCAAGGCGGTCCCTACAGCAACACTGCTTACCTTTGTCTTGGTTTGCAAGATATCAAAAAGAAGttgtttttgcaatttttctAGTTTCTTTTCCCTCactttttcaaggaaacttttACCTTCAAACCTTTCATAAAATCTGTTATGAATGGCCTTAGCAATCGTTGTTTTACCTATTCCACCCATGCCCGAAATTCCAATCACACGAACATCATATGAATCTTCGATGCCTAAATAATTACTGATATCTAGCACTCGAGTATCTATTCCGACTTGATAGGGCGCTACGTCGAAGTATTTGTTGTTCAACTTCGTAGTGACGTCATTGGTAATCATCCTGATAAACTTTGCTTCATGCCTAGCATTAGTCCAGTTGAGAAGCAAAACGAAGATTGTTATACAACGAAATTGAACTAATTAATACACAAAATTATTTATCATGACTAGAGATTTTAattaagacaattttttttgaggtggtgtgtttaaacttagcaaacatcaattaaaattaaaataagaaacacaaacaaaaacaccAGCATCCCTTCCCTCCGCAGCCAGTCGCCCGCGGCTTCCCAGCTGTGATTAGTGTAGCCTTAACAGTTTACGCTTTATTGTATGATTTTATTACAGAGGTCTAAGAAATCGCATGATTCCAAATTAATAAGCAAAGGTACGTTAAAGCCTTAATtcataagaaaataaattagtaAGTACCCGTCGAAAGTGTTTCTGAGATCCCAGCCAGACAAATTCGAAGCTTCAGTAAGAGCAGCTCTCCACCTCTCTACCTTTTTTTCATCTGTATGTTTCATAAACGATTGTGCAAAACTACCAATCTGTTTCCTGACATGCGAAGGATCAACGTCATAGAATATCGGCAAAACTAATTGCCCTAGCGTTCTTCTACACTCCATGATCTTAACCAGCTCCTCGAGACACCAGCTGGAGTCCGAGTACCGTCTTGAGAAGACTATGATAGAGATCCTAGAACCCTGGATTGCCCGCACAAGTTCGGTAGTTATATCTTCTCCTCTTCTTAGTTCGTCGTCAATAAAGGCGTTGATTCCGGCCTTTGCTAATGCTTCGGTGAGGTGGCCCGTGAAGTTTTTACGTGTGTCTTCGCCTCTGAAGCTTATGAACACTTCGTAGAGCGAGTCTTTTGAGAAGGAGGACAAGGATGGGGAGGTGGAGGAGGACGATGAGGATGAGATTGAGGgtgaggaggtggaggaggcAGTGGAGGAcgaggaggatgaggatgaggcAGAGAAGGCGGTGGAGGACGATGAGGATGAGGGCGAGGATGAGGACGAGGACGAGGACGAGGTTTTATCGGGGAAGGAGATATTCATTTGGCGAAAGACGAGGCCGAGGGAGCAGAGGAGGAAGATGAGGACATCAAAGACAAGACCGGAATTGCGATGAGCATAATGGTAGGATAGTAACACCAACACCATAATTAACAGCTTCCCTAAGCTCGACCAGTTATCCATTGCCTTCAATTTCTTTAGGCAAATTGAAGGTTGTTTGGCGatattgattttctttttttctttaatcaGTTTGCAATCTCCATGTTTCTTACGTACACTTCTGGGCAGAGATAATTTCCCTTGTACGTACTGCTGGGCAGAGATAATTATACTTGCTTTTTTGGGGCAGAGTAATTGCCCACGTCCAATTCCATTCCTAACTCCTAATTGGCTAATCCCAAACCCCACCCCAGCAACCCCAAGGCCGCTCACCAGCACAAGACTAGTCTCCTCTCCAGTACTGGTAAGTTGACTTGTGGTTCTACACCCATATTCTAGAAGGTGCTCTCTTTTTTTCCACTGTAATGCCAAAACTagatttattattatatatggaggatttttaatcaatttttctatttgctttttacttttccgtaattttctttttactgTGAATTGTAGGATGAAATTATTTTTCTGCAATGCTTCTATTTTTCTTGCAGGATGAAATTATTTTCTAGAATGCTTCTGTTTTTTATGCAAGATGAAAACATACATAATTGTTTTAAGTTACCACTTTATACTCTGCAGTCAGTTGCTAGAGCTATCATTTATGTTTTCTGGAGAAGTAATTTTATTATGTGAGGCTCTATTGGAATCTAAAACAGCTAGTGCCAATGGAGACAAATTATTTTTGGAGGATATTATATTTGGCGTGACTGAAACACGAGTgttacatcacgtgtttttatataagtgatagaaaattttaataacacacatatctcactattTGTATAGTTACACGTGTTGTACCATCCCGTATTTcgatcatattgaaaaatctctctattACAGACGAGTTTTCTTGTAAAACACGCATGACAAAGTCACAGCTTTGACGTGAGAGGATATTATATTTGGAGGGACCACATAAATATAATGGGGCTGAATTGGTAGTTGCTGTGAAAAAGAAAGATAACAATACATAAGGTGATATGTGACATTTGAGAAAAATTCATAGGCAAAGGGTCCATCGGAAAAGAGgactatatataatataatgaaCACTTATCCTACAATACTAGTTGTATATGGTTCAATTTTAGTAGGTTGAGTCTGACTTGTCCTAACTTAATTCAACTCGCTATTTGATACCTAACCTCAAATCTAAATTACTAATTCctattggattggatgttgagtTTCTACTTATGTGTCTCGGTTCGAAACTCTTCCTTTCCCTCAATTAATGTAATAGTTTGGAACTCTCCCCTCACTCCTTAATAATAgtaattttttctttctaaaaaagGACATGATAGAATACATGTGAGGTAAGTTTTTTTGAGGTCGTCAATTAGAAAGGGAAAAATGTTGTGTGGTGCTGTTGGAAAGTTAAATCTTGTATTATGAGAAAAGTTTGGtctatttttaattagttttggagtgcaacttcaactttcttcgtgtaaaagaaagaaaaaaagaaacaaagagttAATAATGAGTGATGGATTGCCCTGACATTCTTAGTCAACTAACTGCGTCTCAACTAATTAGCTTTAAAGATTGAACCAATTCAAAGGGCTAGTTTCTTCTACGTTGCCTATTATTGATGCTACATATTTTGTAGCAAACAACTCCAATTCAATATTTTTAGTTATGATATTATCTTTTTCAAGCTACAATTGGGATGTATTGTAGGTTAATGTGGACATGTTAATGTAAAAACTACCCATATTTGAAttataagaaattttttttcattgagTTTCATAGTATGTACTTGCCATTTACAGAATTACATTAAGCTGAAATgctagtttaattactaaaatgataaaatgtaaaagaataaatggattaaaatataatataaacaatttaaaGGAGCAGGTGACGATATACCTATTCATCACATAATTTTAGGATTTGTGATGCTTATAACATCACAAATTGAGTCAAGTTGGCCTTTGGGCTTGAAAATATGTGAGGAATCCGGTGCCACGTATACTAAAAACAGGTGACGAATCACAAATTCGTCATATATACAATCAGTAACGCCACATAGGTGACAGCCTTTGTGACGATCGAAATTCGTCACATATACTATTATATGACGAATTTGTAGTATTCAATGACGCTTTGCCATCGTCACTGAAGCCCTGTTTTCTTGTAATGGCTGGGTTAGTTTGGCTATTCCTTTCTATTGAAAAGGAGTTAGCTATCTGCGTGAGACACCACATTTTGCTTCATGGCGAAAAATTTGAGGGATCAATAGTGTATGGCCCTGAAtcccaaaaggaaaaaataactCAACTaagtatatataatattaaatatataaaggGTAAGATCAACCACATCCCATCGGAGAACAATTAAACGCCACTCTCAGTTTTGAGTACAATTGCACTTTTTGATTAAAATTCACACATGTTTCACACATGCTAAGAACTAATGTTCCTGTAGGTTTTTCATCACGAATGACATTTGCAATCTACTTTTAGATTTCAAACCTTAATTATTCATTGCCCATTAAGAAATGACTATATTGCCCGGAAACTCTACTCATAGTTTATAAATCTGCAAATTTCAAAGCTTAACCTTAAACATTTATCATGCTGAAAAAATCACTTAAGCATCTTAATTGGATTCCCTACATTTTGGTGGAGGTTGAATGGATTTTTCCTCCCATTATACCCtcggaaaatataaataatcattGGAGACCGAGCAACACACACTCATAAATAAAAGATTAGGATAAACATAATGCATACAGAAGAATAAAATTGACAGAAAACAGATCGATGCACAGAGAGATAGAGGCATAAAGAGAGAACTTACATCAGCTGTGCGCTCGAATACATATGGTAATCTGCATACGAAGAAACATAATACTGAAACAGTTATAAATCATCCTATTCAAACAAATCAAACGAAATGCATAAAGATTACCTTAGTTTCTGATTCTATGATTTTGTATTTGACTCCACCTCCACGTTGTTCTTTGGTTATCTCTTTTACTGAATTAAGTAATCGACTGAATTACTTAATTCAACTGAATTTAATCAGAGAGATGAAAGCTTcagtataaaaaatattttatgctCTACACGCATAGCAAATCATCAGTAACCTCCAAGAACCTAATTGTACGATAAACACTCTAGCATTAACTACCCAAGAATTATAATCATGCTTATTGCCAAAAATGATAAACATGTTTACCTTGACTTCATTTTTAATGGCATATGTAATATACTTTCCATCTGCATTAAAATAACCTTCTTCCCTCTGCTCGTTAATCAAGTTGAAAGGTTCTGTTTGAATCCCATCCACAACAAAGTCCTTGTAATCCTGCCAAAAGATACCACCAATCACTGGCTATCGCTTCCGTTGATCCAATTAGCAGAAGTATCCAACAATCTCCTCGACTGAAAAAAATCTTGCCAATTTAGAAAAGAACTATTCCAAATTACGGACGTACTCGATTAATTTAACCAAGAATATACAAAGACAAAAGTTTTTACCATCAGTTTTTAAATTGCAACCAAAAACATGCATAGAAAGAATAAAAATGACAACAAAGATGGCAAAACAATTAACCACacatgttgtttatccaaaaatGCTGAGAGCTTATGCTTCTGTGACAAAACGAGCTTCTTGCGTCACATACACTAGATCAAGTAGGCGTCATGACATAAATTGAAAAGCAGACAAGATCAAGAAgatccaaaattattgatatataattatagtaaATAATTGCACATCAAAAACTCTAGAGGAAGATAGATGAATCTCCATATCAA
Proteins encoded in this region:
- the LOC126592562 gene encoding disease resistance protein RUN1-like isoform X4, producing MKEMDTWSSLGKLLTLVLVLLSNHFAACNSGLAFHVLIFLLCSLGLVFRQMNISVPNKTSSSSSSLPLSSSSSSAYPSLSSSKSSLYEVFISFRGEDTRKNFTGHLHEALTKAGINAFIDDELRRGEDITTELLRAIQGSRISIIVFSRRYSDSSWCLEELVKIMECRRTLGQLVMPIFYDVDPSHVRKQTGSFAQSFLKHTDEKKVERWRAALTEASNLSGWDLRNTLDGHEAKFIRMITNDVTTKLNNKYFDVAPYQVGIDTRVLDISNYLGIEDSYDVRVIGISGMGGIGKTTIAKAIHNRFYERFEGKSFLEKVREKKLEKLQKQLLFDILQTKTKVSSVAVGTALVRERFRRLKVLVIVDDVDDVKQVRELVGNCHFFGPGSRIIITTRNERVLKEFAVDKIYRAKVMDREEALELLSWHAFRSSSCPSQYLALEREVVNYCGGLPLALEVLGSTLFKRSVDEWRSIFDELKIIPRGEIQAQLKISYNELNDNYKRRIFLDIACFFIGMDKNDVIQILDGCGFYATTGIKVLLDRCLVTINRENKIMMHDLLRDMGRDIVHAENPDFPRERSRLWHPEDVNDVLIDKFQGTEKIEGVALNLPSLEETSFSTKAFRNMKRLRLLQLNYVRLIGGYQCLSKKLRWLCWHGFPLEFIPIELCQPNIVVIDMQYSSLRQVLCEYSGLLDKLKILNLSHSHDLTQSPDFLKFPNLEKLILKDCKRLAKVHKSIGDLKSLVLVNLKDCETLKALPRSFYKLKSVKTLVLDGCSRFQSLSKHLGEMASLVTLYADGTAIKKVPPSIVRLEKLERLSLSKLKCSLQLPSLQGLRSLTSLILEDSNIEEVHNDIGSSLPCLVELRLDDNNFGSLPSLSGLSKLLVLSLNGCRNLVEITDLPKNLGFLHMDDCSVLERMPDFSGMSTTVILFSPKLIEFPGLDSALNSGLTLCMITHNNVIDFLLKDSTIQGWTGGGTMVLAGRQIPTWFNHVNEGTQVSFEVPKEIGCNAKALAVCLAFVPRDYINSCYIYVINHTKGTSFCVKIGDIFPLEEIIWLGNLSLSETKFNLEESDLVHVIAHCPVKKIGVRLVCDKLMTFKGSLFDYHYIPYERALEEISTEVDDFDEDYEDDDFDEDEDNKVGILIGVVRRILMRRNKTMIRTKKLRMIMMREIRTKMQARKLSGLIS
- the LOC126592562 gene encoding disease resistance protein RUN1-like isoform X1, with translation MDNWSSLGKLLIMVLVLLSYHYAHRNSGLVFDVLIFLLCSLGLVFRQMNISFPDKTSSSSSSSSSPSSSSSSTAFSASSSSSSSSTASSTSSPSISSSSSSSTSPSLSSFSKDSLYEVFISFRGEDTRKNFTGHLTEALAKAGINAFIDDELRRGEDITTELVRAIQGSRISIIVFSRRYSDSSWCLEELVKIMECRRTLGQLVLPIFYDVDPSHVRKQIGSFAQSFMKHTDEKKVERWRAALTEASNLSGWDLRNTFDGHEAKFIRMITNDVTTKLNNKYFDVAPYQVGIDTRVLDISNYLGIEDSYDVRVIGISGMGGIGKTTIAKAIHNRFYERFEGKSFLEKVREKKLEKLQKQLLFDILQTKTKVSSVAVGTALVRERFRRLKVLVIVDDVDDVKQVRELVGNCHFFGPGSRIIITTRNERVLKEFAVDKIYRAKVMDREEALELLSWHAFRSSSCPSQYLALEREVVNYCGGLPLALEVLGSTLFKRSVDEWRSIFDELKIIPRGEIQAQLKISYNELNDNYKRRIFLDIACFFIGMDKNDVIQILDGCGFYATTGIKVLLDRCLVTINRENKIMMHDLLRDMGRDIVHAENPDFPRERSRLWHPEDVNDVLIDKFGTEKIEGVALNLPSLEETSFSTKAFRNMKRLRLLQLNYVRLIGGYQCLSKKLRWLCWHGFPLEFIPIELCQPNIVVIDMQYSSLRQVLCEYSGLLDKLKILNLSHSHDLTQSPDFLKFPNLEKLILKDCKRLAKVHKSIGDLKSLVLVNLKDCETLKALPRSFYKLKSVKTLVLDGCSRFQSLSKHLGEMASLVTLYADGTAIKKVPPSIVRLEKLERLSLSKLKCSLQLPSLQGLRSLTSLILEDSNIEEVHNDIGSSLPCLVELRLDDNNFGSLPSLSGLSKLLVLSLNGCRNLVEITDLPKNLGFLHMDDCSVLERMPDFSGMSTTVILFSPKLIEFPGLDSALNSGLTLCMITHNNVIDFLLKDSTIQGWTGGGTMVLAGRQIPTWFNHVNEGTQVSFEVPKEIGCNAKALAVCLAFVPRDYINSCYIYVINHTKGTSFCVKIGDIFPLEEIIWLGNLSLSETKFNLEESDLVHVIAHCPVKKIGVRLVCDKLMTFKGSLFDYHYIPYERALEEISTEVDDFDEDYEDDDFDEDEDNKVGILIGVVRRILMRRNKTMIRTKKLRMIMMREIRTKMQARKLSGLIS